CGGCAGCAACATGGATGCCTCCAGCGAAGTGAGACCTTTGACAGTTCCCCATCTACCATCATTACCCAATTTAAGGGTACTGTGTAGCACAACGTATGCCAACTGTGCACGACCGACTGGACTTATATACCGGTCATCGAGGCCGGACCTCTTGGAACCGAACGACTTACAGAAGTTTCGTAATCTAGGGATTAAATGCATCATTGATTTTCGAGGAAGGAAAGAGTATGCCAATGCATCAGGATCGAAACCTTTGGATGCTGACTTCGATTTATTCCAAATTAAACCTCCAAGCGGGAGTGGGAGAAACTATAAACCGCAAGAATGTGTAAACTTTGTGCCTCTTGAAAAGAGAACATGCAATAAAAACAACAGTGTACAACTGACAATGAAAGACATCAAAAGTTCAAAGTTCAAACAACCACACTTTCTGCTTGATTTCTTCGCGGGCAGTTATGTATGGACAATCTTGAACAGGGCGCCTTGGTACAAGAAACTGTACTCTATACTGTTCCTACTTTATGACTTTGTGTTTGGTACAGGCTACAAGCACTTCGTAAGATTTTTTGTGATCAATGTACTAAACTGCACAGGAATTGTAGGCCAGTACAAGGATATTGTAGACCTAAGCCAGAGAAGCATTTGTGCAGGTAATAGCTTGTATTAATTGAACCGTAGGTAATAGAAACGTATTCACCAAATGCTAATCAACAACGTACAAGTACACAGAGCTCCAGACAAGTGTTTGGCCATGTGGGTGTGATACCCATACTTGTGAAACTAAGTGGGTGTTTCCAAAAGTGGGTATCTATACTTTTTGAAACCCATATATTTCAAATGCggatatttatttcaaataacaagTTTAAGAATTGTAACTTGTTTTCTTTTGACAATAGAGATAATACAGAATCTTTCAGGTTAAAGATGATTAACTAATAATGATAAATTATAGCTAATACTAGTAATAGCAACTACAGCTTTATCAACTCTTGCTGTAAGAAATAATATATGCCTTGGTCTGGTTTggtgctgtgaacaccctaagtTACAAGTTCATTTCACAGTCAATTGAATCACAGCACTTGCCTACTAATTCATCCAGCAGTCCTCTTTTGAAATAGTTTTCTGTTTGTAGAAAAAAAACTAGATATTTTAGTTTCAGTGTGTTTAAGATTTCAACCATGCTTTCACGACATTATCATTTATTTACATCTATTTGATTGGTTGCTATGTATAGATGGGCCAATCAGTGAAGGGTTAACAAACCATGATTGGGATTCTATCTGTGTTGCACATCTTTAATCCACTTTCAATTATTCAGGATTCCTTTAATCATGAAAATTTGGAGATGGAAAAACTGGTTTGTTTCGATTGGCTTGAATTGATACAAAACTCAACATGGTTTTGATGTATTGGGGAAATACgcattgttattttgacatagggtaaacataaacatttagggTTTTTTAATGCACTGGCATTTATTTTTCTTGTGTATTTCAACTTTTCTACAGAGTATTACAGTATACACAAATGCGCAACTGGAGCTCTGAGTACTGTATTATTTctgttatcagatttaaaaattTTACCATgttaacacaaaaacaaattaaGTTTTCTTCAAGTTCATTTTAAGAACGTGTTGTTTAGCTGTCAACCATACGATAATGTTTGAAACCAAATGCACAGTTTCTTCAAGATATTTAGTAAAATATTGAGGTGTGAAGGACATGATCCCATGTAACCATGATAACACTgctgaagaatatattttttcagctaTGAAAATAATGTGTGATGAAAACAAT
The window above is part of the Haliotis asinina isolate JCU_RB_2024 chromosome 1, JCU_Hal_asi_v2, whole genome shotgun sequence genome. Proteins encoded here:
- the LOC137294089 gene encoding uncharacterized protein, yielding MDASSEVRPLTVPHLPSLPNLRVLCSTTYANCARPTGLIYRSSRPDLLEPNDLQKFRNLGIKCIIDFRGRKEYANASGSKPLDADFDLFQIKPPSGSGRNYKPQECVNFVPLEKRTCNKNNSVQLTMKDIKSSKFKQPHFLLDFFAGSYVWTILNRAPWYKKLYSILFLLYDFVFGTGYKHFVRFFVINVLNCTGIVGQYKDIVDLSQRSICAAMKIMCDENNFPILLNCAHGKDRTGIVSALVMSCNGKSKQEIAEEYAKSETGVIPMRERMNKEIVERYHMSEDFLTARAETMLQLLNYIEQKYGSVSTYLEIIGFGASEQAKLKRILTGEVCVPQCETS